The sequence TTTTCTGTAATGGCAGGGTCTAAGCCTAAAACAAATTCCTGAACTTGCACAGCAAGCTCTTTTATCTTCTCTGGTACACCTTTAAAATGTTCCTCAAATGTATACGAGCCAGTGGCACGAGTTTCAGCGGCTTTTTTGCCCGCTGCTACCATTTTGGGATCCTTGTTGCTCACAGGGGTCTCCCCCATGCCTATGGATTCATAGGATTTCCTGAAAATTTCCTCCAGATAAAGTGTCGAATTTTCAAAAAATCGATAGCTCCATAGTTCAATATTAGCCCCCATAACCTGCACAGCATGAAGGTCATATTTCCTGAAATTTGGAGCAATACAAATAACCCTGACATCAGACCAATCTACCTTGGCATTATTTCCTAACTGCTTTTGAACGGCTATTTCAAAATCACCTTTATGATCATAAATCCATTGCAAATAAAATAAGCTTTGGTTAATTAATTCGGATGATTCTATTTTTTTATATTCTATGATTACGGGATTATTTTCCTCTGAAAGAGCCATAGTATCTATTCGGCCAGCATGACTATGACCGGTAGAAAATTCAGAAGCCACAAATCGACAGTTGAAAACTGCCTCAAGATTGCGTTCGATAAGATTTTGCAAATCTTTTTCGAGATTAAAATTGGTTTTCTCGATAACTTTTAATTTTTGCCCTGTAATTTCAAATAATGGCATATATAAATCTCCTTTTAAACAATATTTTTATATAAAGCTTTAATTTTTTTCTCTCTTCTATTTTCCCTCAAGCCTTCCTTACTAGTGAGTTTTCCTATGTAGCGATCTCATCGGGGCATCTTCTCTTTTACATTTTCTACCATTTTTATCTTTTTGTCAAAAGTTACTTTCTGCCTCATACCAAAATACTAACAAACTATTTATCGCTTAAATCCTTATAAATCAAACCCTTTTAAAAAATCGTAAACATCACCTTAATTAGTATTTATAACAACAGCTTTAAACCCTGCCTTCCGGCTCATAACAAGGGTGGGGGGTACAAATTGTACCCCCCCTTCAGTTGACCGATTAAATATTTCGTATCGGAGCCTGTCCGCCATAGTCCCTTAGGGACGACGGCGGATGCCTTGGTGGCTAAAAATAGCGCAATAAAAAAGCCCTGCCATTACTGACAGGGCCTTAATATCGAAAACAGTTGTTCCACGGCAGCGAAAATGCCTGACTGTTAACCTCTTGTGAGGGAGGTTAAGTTTCCTTTAGAAAGGAGGTGATCCAGCCGCAGGTTCCCCTACGGCT comes from Phycisphaerae bacterium and encodes:
- a CDS encoding DUF5655 domain-containing protein; protein product: MPLFEITGQKLKVIEKTNFNLEKDLQNLIERNLEAVFNCRFVASEFSTGHSHAGRIDTMALSEENNPVIIEYKKIESSELINQSLFYLQWIYDHKGDFEIAVQKQLGNNAKVDWSDVRVICIAPNFRKYDLHAVQVMGANIELWSYRFFENSTLYLEEIFRKSYESIGMGETPVSNKDPKMVAAGKKAAETRATGSYTFEEHFKGVPEKIKELAVQVQEFVLGLDPAITENPKKLYIGYKISQNILCMEIQNKKIILYIKLTPKSLTDLPEISRDVTNIGHYGTGDLEINIKSTFDFEIAKKYIVMAYQKIGG